Proteins encoded within one genomic window of Geotalea daltonii FRC-32:
- a CDS encoding outer membrane lipoprotein-sorting protein produces MHKKNGLSITTAALLLLVFTTTLALAAPDARALLKESEARHRTKTQQYSGNLAVVNKDGKVRKKGWKSYRQGYAGDAKTLTRFTEPPEVKGVGFLSISRPAGQNADQWLYLPSMKRERRIAAQDRDASFVGTDFNYEDMEEFDHEKHKVAMQGEQTVDGQLCYVITAIPLESAGKSVYEKKTLYLRKDILYLLRMDLYRKGDKQPGKIFSLSDLQNVEGHWVAKKWEMSDLKKGSKTTVILKDVTFDKPQPANRFTLQNLNREGGD; encoded by the coding sequence ATGCACAAAAAAAACGGATTATCGATTACAACTGCGGCATTGTTGCTCTTAGTCTTCACCACCACCCTGGCCCTGGCGGCACCCGATGCCCGGGCACTGCTCAAAGAGTCTGAGGCCCGCCACCGGACGAAGACCCAGCAGTATTCCGGCAATCTTGCCGTGGTCAACAAGGATGGCAAAGTCCGCAAAAAGGGCTGGAAAAGTTACCGGCAGGGCTACGCCGGTGACGCCAAGACCCTGACCCGGTTCACCGAACCGCCGGAGGTGAAGGGGGTCGGCTTCCTCTCCATCTCCCGCCCCGCCGGACAGAATGCCGACCAGTGGCTCTATCTCCCCTCCATGAAACGGGAACGGCGCATTGCCGCCCAGGATCGGGATGCGTCATTCGTCGGTACCGATTTCAACTACGAGGACATGGAGGAGTTCGACCACGAAAAGCACAAAGTGGCCATGCAAGGAGAACAGACCGTGGATGGGCAGCTTTGCTATGTGATTACGGCGATTCCACTGGAAAGCGCCGGCAAGTCGGTCTACGAGAAGAAGACCCTTTACCTGCGCAAAGATATCCTCTACCTGTTGCGTATGGACCTTTACCGGAAAGGTGACAAGCAGCCCGGCAAGATATTCAGCCTTTCCGACCTGCAGAATGTGGAGGGGCACTGGGTCGCCAAGAAATGGGAAATGAGCGACCTGAAAAAGGGGAGCAAGACGACGGTGATCTTGAAGGATGTGACCTTCGACAAGCCCCAGCCGGCAAACCGCTTTACATTGCAGAACCTGAACCGTGAAGGTGGCGATTGA